One Mycolicibacterium goodii genomic region harbors:
- a CDS encoding enoyl-CoA hydratase — protein MSVTDDTRFVLVDKPRPGVALVTLNRPERMNSMAFDVMVPLLEVLQNLRHDNSVRVVVLTGAGRGFSSGADHKSAGSVPHVDGLTRPTYALRSMEVLDDVILALRRLHQPVIAAVNGAAIGGGLCLALACDVRIAAHGAYFRAAGINNGLTASELGLSYLLPRAIGTSRAFEIMLTGRDVDAAEAERIGLVSRSVPEDELLGTCFEMAERMRGFSRPGIELTKRTLWSGLDAASLEGHMQAEGLGQLFVRLLTANFEEAVVARAQKRPPDFPDDK, from the coding sequence TTGTCCGTGACTGACGACACTCGCTTCGTTCTGGTGGACAAGCCGAGGCCGGGCGTGGCGCTCGTGACGCTCAATCGGCCCGAGCGGATGAACTCGATGGCGTTCGATGTCATGGTTCCGCTCCTGGAGGTTCTGCAGAACCTCCGCCACGACAACTCGGTGCGTGTGGTCGTTCTCACGGGTGCCGGACGGGGGTTCTCCTCGGGCGCCGATCACAAGTCCGCGGGGTCCGTACCCCATGTCGACGGTCTGACCCGGCCGACGTACGCCCTGCGGTCGATGGAAGTGCTCGACGACGTGATCCTGGCGCTGCGACGGCTGCATCAACCGGTCATCGCCGCCGTGAACGGTGCGGCGATCGGCGGTGGGTTGTGTCTTGCCCTCGCCTGCGACGTCCGGATCGCGGCCCATGGCGCCTACTTCCGCGCCGCCGGTATCAACAACGGCCTCACCGCGAGCGAGTTGGGACTGTCCTATCTGCTGCCTCGCGCGATCGGTACGTCCCGCGCATTCGAGATCATGCTGACCGGACGCGACGTCGACGCCGCGGAAGCCGAGCGCATCGGTCTGGTGTCCCGATCGGTTCCCGAGGATGAGCTCCTCGGCACCTGTTTCGAGATGGCCGAACGTATGCGCGGGTTCTCGCGGCCCGGAATTGAGTTGACCAAGCGCACACTTTGGAGTGGACTGGACGCCGCTAGTCTGGAAGGGCACATGCAGGCCGAAGGCCTGGGACAGCTCTTTGTGCGCCTGCTCACCGCAAACTTCGAGGAAGCGGTCGTTGCGCGTGCGCAGAAGCGTCCCCCGGATTTTCCCGACGACAAGTAA
- the trxA gene encoding thioredoxin: MSTLDITAEQFNDTVNDNEIVLVDFWASWCGPCRAFAPTFAASAEKHPDVVHAKVDTEAEQALAAAADIRSIPTLMAFKKGKLVFNQAGALPPAALEDLVQKIKEFDIDAAIREQAAQGNAEEV; encoded by the coding sequence GTGAGCACGCTAGACATCACCGCAGAACAGTTCAACGACACCGTCAACGACAACGAGATCGTGCTCGTCGATTTCTGGGCGTCGTGGTGCGGGCCGTGCCGTGCGTTCGCGCCGACGTTCGCCGCGTCTGCCGAGAAACACCCCGACGTGGTGCACGCGAAGGTCGACACCGAGGCCGAGCAGGCGCTGGCCGCCGCGGCCGACATCCGGTCGATCCCGACGCTGATGGCCTTCAAGAAGGGCAAGCTGGTGTTCAACCAGGCCGGTGCGCTTCCGCCTGCGGCCCTCGAGGACCTGGTGCAGAAGATCAAGGAGTTCGACATCGACGCCGCCATTCGTGAGCAGGCGGCGCAGGGCAACGCCGAAGAGGTGTGA
- a CDS encoding 12-oxophytodienoate reductase translates to MRIPNRFAMAPMTRRASPGGVPGPDVAAYYARRAAGGVGLIITEGVRLADPVAAWPPSIPTLAGKDAVAGWRAVTDAVHAHGAVIAAQLWHQGAERDASDGLEPVSPSGLNSVGVAGGRALRTEELPRVAAQYAEAARNAVDAGFDAVELHGAHGYLLDEFLWDKTNRRTDAYGGSVAARTRFPAEVVAAVRGAVGPEFPIVYRFSQWKANAYDARLADSPAELEAVLRPLVEAGVDVLHPSTRRHYVPAFSGSDLSLAGWTKKITGIPVIGVGSVGLATEFRPGSRTGDLIAAAPVDRMLEQFEAGEFDIVAVGRALLADPAWVNRVRDNSLDGFAGYHAETALARLY, encoded by the coding sequence ATGCGGATCCCCAACCGCTTCGCGATGGCTCCGATGACCCGGCGCGCGTCGCCGGGCGGTGTGCCGGGACCCGATGTCGCCGCCTACTACGCGCGTCGCGCCGCAGGCGGGGTCGGTCTCATCATCACCGAGGGTGTGCGGTTGGCCGACCCCGTCGCCGCGTGGCCGCCGAGCATCCCGACACTCGCGGGAAAGGATGCGGTGGCCGGGTGGCGTGCGGTGACCGATGCGGTCCACGCGCACGGAGCCGTGATCGCGGCACAACTGTGGCATCAGGGCGCCGAACGCGACGCGAGTGACGGGTTGGAGCCGGTCAGCCCGTCGGGCCTCAACAGCGTCGGTGTGGCGGGTGGACGCGCACTGCGCACCGAGGAACTCCCCCGCGTCGCAGCCCAGTACGCCGAGGCTGCTCGCAACGCCGTCGACGCCGGGTTCGATGCCGTGGAGTTGCACGGTGCGCACGGCTATCTGCTCGACGAGTTCCTCTGGGACAAAACGAATCGACGCACCGATGCCTACGGGGGATCGGTGGCAGCGCGCACCCGGTTCCCGGCCGAGGTGGTGGCGGCCGTGCGGGGAGCGGTAGGACCGGAATTTCCCATCGTCTACCGCTTCTCCCAGTGGAAGGCCAACGCGTACGACGCACGTCTGGCCGACAGCCCGGCCGAACTGGAAGCAGTGCTGCGGCCATTGGTCGAGGCGGGGGTCGACGTCCTGCATCCCTCGACGCGGCGGCATTATGTTCCGGCCTTCTCCGGATCGGATCTGAGCCTGGCCGGGTGGACCAAGAAGATCACGGGTATTCCGGTGATCGGTGTCGGATCGGTCGGGCTCGCCACCGAATTCCGGCCGGGTTCCCGCACGGGAGACCTCATCGCGGCGGCGCCGGTCGACCGGATGCTCGAGCAGTTCGAAGCCGGCGAGTTCGACATCGTGGCGGTCGGCCGGGCGTTGCTGGCGGACCCGGCATGGGTAAACCGGGTGCGTGACAACTCGCTCGACGGTTTTGCCGGCTACCACGCTGAAACGGCGTTGGCCAGGCTCTACTGA
- a CDS encoding heme peroxidase, with product MEQLADPESQTDTDRLRAACERDLGDPARWFPSPGYPDSLALCIIDAIFSTGARHSTTEKVIERYREHRRAHGGEPDRDGAVELLGTFDDVGGAQEWASQIGNRRPTSTAPNAPLRAAAVADAAEALVAMGISTADDLRSAGGAEQLEPVRGAWCAVPGQRSGVTWNNLLKLAGMSAASAGRLVVEYVARELGAISPEHVADLIREVADEAGWDAGRLDHAIWRHESGLQYQLAG from the coding sequence ATGGAGCAGCTCGCCGACCCCGAATCCCAGACGGACACCGACCGATTGCGCGCCGCGTGCGAACGCGACCTCGGTGATCCGGCCCGCTGGTTCCCGTCGCCGGGATATCCGGATTCGTTGGCGCTGTGCATCATCGACGCGATCTTCTCTACCGGGGCACGGCACAGCACGACAGAGAAGGTGATCGAGCGCTACCGCGAACATCGTCGCGCCCACGGCGGTGAGCCCGACCGCGACGGCGCGGTCGAACTCCTCGGCACGTTCGACGACGTCGGGGGAGCACAGGAGTGGGCGTCGCAGATCGGCAACCGCAGGCCGACATCGACCGCACCCAATGCGCCGCTGCGGGCGGCGGCTGTCGCGGACGCGGCGGAAGCCCTTGTCGCCATGGGAATCTCGACGGCAGATGACCTGCGGTCGGCAGGTGGCGCGGAACAGCTCGAGCCGGTCAGGGGCGCGTGGTGCGCCGTGCCGGGGCAACGTTCGGGGGTGACGTGGAACAACCTGCTGAAACTCGCCGGGATGTCCGCGGCATCTGCGGGCCGGTTGGTCGTCGAGTACGTGGCCCGCGAACTCGGCGCAATCTCGCCCGAACACGTCGCCGACCTCATCCGTGAGGTCGCCGACGAGGCGGGGTGGGATGCCGGCCGGCTGGACCACGCGATCTGGCGGCACGAGTCGGGGCTGCAGTATCAGCTGGCGGGCTGA